A single region of the Epinephelus moara isolate mb chromosome 16, YSFRI_EMoa_1.0, whole genome shotgun sequence genome encodes:
- the LOC126403322 gene encoding neuronal acetylcholine receptor subunit alpha-4-like isoform X2: MMTTNVWVKQEWNDYKLRWNPEEYENVTSIRIPSEIIWRPDIVLYNNADGDFAVTHLTKAHLFHDGRIKWMPPAIYKSSCSIDVTFFPFDQQSCKMKFGSWTYDRAKIDLISMASDVDQMDYWESGEWVIVNAVGKYNTKKYECCTEIYADITYYFIIRRLPLFYTINLIIPCLLISCLTVLVFYLPSQCGEKITLCISVLLSLTVFLLLITEIIPSTSLVIPLIGEYLLFTMVFVTLSIIITVFVLNVHHRSPQTHGMPHWVRRVFLDMVPRVLFMKRPPGTAKQHCKKLIEMMHRPPTISATGNSQAFWTGLETGLRQTAQIEKKLPKTPSDSPSILVCSPSPPSSPLEDHNKDDHPPKANIFCQSTTGQYSVLSEKQSQRGHNSAASSSSQLSLPPTLPLGPLRSLSREEPNTLAPNGRSHSEEQVCDQQKELLQKAGHRCRSRSFQYCCLHDEGPGLLAIAGWMKKQASTDNLAETLTAESTKDASTQQDNMVPTISPAMQRAIEGVQYVADHLRAEDADFSVKEDWKYVAMVIDRIFLWMFVMVCILGSVGLFLPPWLAGMI, translated from the exons ATGATGACCACAAACGTATGGGTCAAGCAA GAATGGAACGATTACAAACTCCGCTGGAACCCGGAGGAATATGAAAATGTCACCTCCATTCGTATTCCCTCAGAGATCATCTGGAGGCCCGACATTGTCCTGTACAACAA CGCTGATGGCGACTTTGCCGTAACTCACCTCACGAAGGCACACCTGTTTCATGATGGTCGGATAAAGTGGATGCCACCGGCCATTTACAAGTCTTCATGCAGCATAGATGTCACCTTTTTCCCTTTTGACCAGCAAAGCTGTAAGATGAAGTTTGGCTCGTGGACCTATGACCGCGCCAAGATTGATCTGATCAGCATGGCCAGCGATGTGGATCAGATGGACTACTGGGAGAGCGGCGAGTGGGTGATTGTCAATGCAGTGGGCAAGTACAATACCAAAAAGTACGAGTGCTGCACGGAGATCTACGCAGACATCACTTACTACTTCATCATCCGGAGGCTTCCGTTGTTCTACACCATTAACCTCATCATCCCCTGTCTTCTTATCTCCTGTTTGACtgttcttgtgttttatttgccaTCGCAATGTGGAGAGAAGATCACCTTATGTATCTCAGTGTTACTGTCCCTTACAGTCTTCCTCCTGCTGATCACAGAGATTATACCATCCACATCGCTGGTGATTCCACTGATCGGTGAATACCTGCTGTTCACCATGGTCTTTGTCACGCTCTCCATCATaattactgtgtttgtgttaaacGTACATCACCGTTCACCACAAACCCATGGCATGCCTCACTGGGTGCGGAGAGTGTTCTTGGACATGGTGCCTCGAGTCCTTTTCATGAAGCGTCCGCCAGGCACAGCCAAGCAGCACTGCAAGAAGCTCATTGAGATGATGCACCGTCCCCCCACCATATCTGCAACAGGCAACTCACAGGCCTTTTGGACAGGTTTAGAGACAGGGTTGAGACAAACAGCCCAGATAGAGAAAAAACTCCCAAAGACTCCATCTGACAGTCCCAGCATCCTTGTCTGCTCACCCTCTCCACCGTCTTCCCCTCTTGAGGACCACAACAAGGATGATCACCCACCaaaagccaacattttctgCCAGTCCACAACCGGTCAGTATTCAGTTCTCTCCGAGAAACAATCCCAACGAGGACACAACTCTGCGGCCTCATCTTCTTCCCAACTGTCCTTGCCTCCAACTTTGCCACTGGGCCCACTACGCAGCCTATCCAGGGAAGAACCAAATACGCTGGCCCCAAATGGCCGCTCCCACAGTGAAGAACAAGTGTGTGACCAACAGAAGGAGCTTCTCCAGAAAGCTGGGCATCGGTGTCGCTCCCGCAGCTTTCAGTACTGCTGTCTGCATGATGAAGGGCCTGGGCTCTTGGCAATTGCAGGGTGGATGAAGAAACAAGCTTCTACAGATAACCTAGCAGAAACCCTCACCGCAGAGTCCACTAAAGATGCAAGTACCCAACAGGACAACATGGTTCCAACTATTTCTCCAGCTATGCAACGGGCCATAGAGGGAGTTCAGTACGTCGCTGATCATCTCAGGGCAGAGGATGCAGATTTTTCA GTGAAGGAGGACTGGAAGTATGTGGCCATGGTCATTGACAGGATATTCCTCTGGATGTTTGTGATGGTGTGTATACTGGGATCTGTGGgactctttctccctccctggCTGGCTGGAATGATCTAG